A portion of the Micromonospora vinacea genome contains these proteins:
- a CDS encoding thiamine-binding protein: MLIAFSITPLGGDDSVGDLVAEAVRVVRASGLPNRTDAMFTTVEGEWDEVMAVVKQAVDVVAARAPRVSVVLKADVRPGVTDALTGKIARIEARLAEG, translated from the coding sequence ATGCTGATCGCGTTCTCGATCACCCCGCTCGGCGGTGACGACTCCGTGGGTGACCTGGTCGCCGAGGCGGTGCGGGTGGTCCGTGCGTCCGGCCTGCCCAACCGGACCGATGCCATGTTCACCACCGTCGAGGGTGAGTGGGACGAGGTGATGGCGGTGGTGAAGCAGGCAGTCGACGTGGTCGCCGCGCGGGCGCCCCGGGTGAGTGTGGTGCTCAAGGCCGACGTCCGGCCCGGGGTCACCGACGCGCTGACCGGGAAGATCGCCCGAATCGAAGCCCGTCTCGCCGAAGGCTGA
- a CDS encoding thioredoxin reductase has product MRDLRFKMIMALNAADLGDPICEQVAEICAEIAEQHCAEFGHTPQLRTGEIAELATGEPALTWAPSIPDSGQRAW; this is encoded by the coding sequence ATGCGGGATCTCCGATTCAAGATGATCATGGCGTTGAACGCCGCCGATCTGGGCGACCCGATCTGCGAGCAGGTGGCCGAGATCTGCGCCGAGATCGCCGAGCAGCACTGCGCCGAGTTCGGCCACACACCTCAGCTGCGGACCGGTGAGATCGCCGAACTGGCCACCGGTGAGCCGGCCCTGACCTGGGCGCCGTCCATCCCCGATTCCGGGCAGCGTGCCTGGTGA
- a CDS encoding energy-coupling factor transporter transmembrane component T family protein, whose amino-acid sequence MISIEPVAAPDAPLARRNPVAKVAAALVFSFTLLATLDPVAPAIAIALELAVLPLFGIRYRVLARRAWPLLLSAAGILVTLVLFAADRSGRVLLDAGPVLVSTGVLLTALGLVLRVFAVALPGVIVFATTDPTDLADALIQNAKAPARFAIGALAAFRLVPLLGQEWQMISMARRARGVDAGRNPVAKLRLFASTAFALLVGAIRRGTRLAVAMDARGFDAGTPRTVARHQHFTGADALLIAGAVVLAAAALTTSVALGTFRPLIS is encoded by the coding sequence ATGATCAGTATCGAGCCGGTCGCCGCGCCGGACGCGCCGTTGGCCCGCCGCAACCCGGTGGCGAAGGTCGCCGCCGCACTGGTCTTCTCGTTCACCCTGCTGGCGACCCTGGACCCGGTGGCTCCGGCGATCGCCATCGCCCTCGAGCTGGCCGTCCTGCCGCTGTTCGGCATCCGCTACCGGGTGCTTGCCCGTCGGGCCTGGCCACTGCTGCTCAGTGCCGCCGGCATCCTGGTCACCCTGGTCCTGTTCGCGGCCGACCGGTCCGGCCGGGTCCTGCTCGACGCGGGGCCGGTGCTGGTGAGCACCGGAGTGCTGCTCACCGCGCTCGGCCTGGTGCTGCGGGTGTTCGCGGTGGCACTGCCCGGTGTGATCGTCTTCGCGACCACCGACCCCACCGACCTGGCCGACGCGTTGATCCAGAACGCGAAGGCGCCGGCCCGGTTCGCCATCGGGGCGCTGGCGGCGTTCCGGCTGGTGCCGCTGCTCGGTCAGGAGTGGCAGATGATCAGCATGGCTCGGCGCGCCCGGGGCGTCGACGCGGGACGCAATCCGGTGGCGAAACTGCGGCTCTTCGCCTCCACCGCGTTCGCGCTGCTGGTGGGGGCGATCCGTCGAGGCACCCGGTTGGCGGTGGCGATGGACGCGCGGGGCTTCGACGCCGGCACACCTCGTACCGTCGCCCGCCACCAGCACTTCACAGGCGCCGACGCGCTCCTCATCGCCGGGGCCGTCGTGCTGGCCGCAGCCGCCCTCACCACGAGCGTCGCCCTGGGCACCTTCCGCCCCCTGATCAGCTGA
- a CDS encoding ECF transporter S component, with protein MTSTTDTHRWRTIDIVVASVIAVAFGVIFWAWGLVWSATEGAFAFFPPAQTLLYGVWLMPAVIGGLVIRKPGAALYCETVAAVLSALLGSQWAGTVIPQGIVQGIGAELAFAAFRYRSFRLPTAVFAGALTGLSAALFDFFVWNVDYALTDYRIPYALLTIVSATVIAGAGGWLLTNALANTGVLDRFPAGRNRALI; from the coding sequence ATGACATCCACCACCGACACACACCGTTGGCGCACCATCGACATCGTGGTCGCCTCGGTGATCGCTGTCGCCTTCGGCGTCATCTTCTGGGCCTGGGGCCTGGTCTGGAGCGCCACCGAGGGCGCGTTCGCCTTCTTCCCGCCGGCGCAGACGCTGCTCTACGGCGTCTGGCTGATGCCGGCGGTGATCGGCGGGCTGGTCATCCGCAAGCCCGGCGCCGCGCTCTACTGCGAGACGGTGGCCGCGGTGCTGTCCGCGCTGCTGGGCAGCCAGTGGGCCGGCACGGTGATCCCGCAGGGCATCGTGCAGGGCATCGGCGCCGAGCTGGCCTTCGCCGCCTTCCGGTACCGGTCGTTCCGGCTGCCGACCGCTGTGTTCGCCGGTGCGCTGACCGGTCTCAGCGCCGCGTTGTTCGACTTCTTCGTCTGGAACGTCGACTACGCGCTGACCGACTACCGCATCCCGTACGCGCTGCTCACCATCGTCAGCGCCACCGTGATCGCCGGCGCCGGCGGCTGGCTGCTCACCAACGCCCTGGCCAACACCGGCGTCCTGGACCGCTTCCCCGCAGGCCGAAACCGAGCCCTGATCTAA
- a CDS encoding ABC transporter ATP-binding protein has product MGGVLLRGFGWRHAGRRAWAVRGVDLRVEAGERVLLLGPSGAGKSTLLSALAGLLPEDSGEQEGTVEIDGLDPRKGRERVGIVFQDPETQLVMARCGDDVAFGLENRGVPADEIWPRVDEALHRVGFPYPRDRHTAALSGGEQQRLALAGALALRPALLLLDEPTANLDPAGADLVRRAVAGALDADTTLILVEHRVAEALPLVDRVVVLEPGGGVRADGTPEAVFATHGAALAAEGVWVPGHPIAPRAATAGPGELLLTADRLGLPPRLGSTDLAVRAGEALAVRGPNGAGKSTLALLLGGLLRPGRGRVTASAELAGRDHRTPPHRWRAPALARRIGSVFQDPEHQFVTSTVFDELALGPRRTGQPEAVVKETVAGLLERLRLARLAAANPYTLSGGEARRLSVATALATAPRLLICDEPTFGQDRRTWRELVDLFADLRDAGHGVVTVTHDADFVAALADRTVTLRRAPDDGR; this is encoded by the coding sequence GTGGGCGGGGTTTTGCTGCGGGGGTTCGGGTGGCGGCACGCTGGGCGGCGCGCCTGGGCCGTTCGCGGGGTTGACCTGCGGGTTGAGGCTGGGGAGCGGGTTCTGCTTCTCGGACCGTCCGGGGCCGGTAAGAGCACACTGCTCAGCGCGCTGGCCGGGCTGCTCCCCGAGGACTCCGGCGAGCAGGAGGGCACCGTCGAGATCGACGGGCTCGACCCGCGCAAGGGGCGGGAACGGGTCGGCATCGTCTTCCAGGACCCGGAGACCCAACTGGTGATGGCGCGCTGCGGCGACGACGTCGCGTTCGGGCTGGAGAACCGGGGCGTGCCGGCCGACGAGATCTGGCCCCGGGTGGACGAGGCGCTGCACCGGGTCGGCTTCCCGTACCCCCGGGACCGCCACACGGCGGCGCTCTCCGGCGGCGAGCAGCAACGCCTCGCCCTGGCCGGCGCGCTGGCCCTGCGCCCCGCCCTGCTGCTGCTCGACGAGCCGACCGCCAACCTGGACCCGGCCGGGGCCGACCTGGTCCGGCGCGCGGTGGCAGGCGCACTGGACGCCGACACCACGCTGATCCTGGTCGAGCACCGGGTCGCCGAGGCGCTGCCGCTTGTCGACCGGGTGGTCGTCCTGGAACCGGGTGGCGGCGTCCGCGCGGACGGCACACCCGAGGCGGTCTTCGCCACCCACGGCGCCGCCCTGGCCGCCGAGGGCGTCTGGGTGCCCGGTCACCCCATCGCGCCCCGGGCGGCCACCGCCGGGCCCGGGGAGCTGTTGCTCACCGCCGACCGGCTCGGCCTGCCGCCCCGGCTGGGCTCCACCGACCTGGCGGTACGCGCCGGTGAGGCACTCGCCGTACGCGGACCCAACGGTGCCGGCAAGTCCACCCTGGCGTTGCTGCTCGGCGGCCTGCTCCGGCCGGGCAGAGGGCGGGTCACCGCGTCCGCCGAGTTGGCCGGCCGGGACCACCGCACTCCCCCGCACCGGTGGCGGGCCCCCGCGCTGGCCCGACGGATCGGGTCGGTCTTCCAGGATCCGGAGCACCAGTTCGTCACCAGCACGGTCTTCGACGAGTTGGCGCTCGGCCCACGCCGCACCGGTCAACCCGAGGCGGTCGTCAAGGAAACCGTGGCCGGGCTGCTGGAACGGCTGCGACTGGCCCGGCTCGCCGCCGCCAACCCGTACACCCTCTCCGGTGGCGAGGCGCGGCGGCTGAGCGTCGCGACGGCACTGGCCACCGCGCCACGCCTGTTGATCTGCGACGAACCCACCTTCGGCCAGGACCGGCGGACCTGGCGGGAGCTGGTCGACCTCTTCGCCGACCTGCGCGACGCCGGCCACGGCGTGGTCACCGTCACCCACGACGCGGACTTCGTGGCCGCGCTCGCCGACCGCACCGTCACCCTGCGACGCGCCCCGGACGACGGCCGATGA
- a CDS encoding pirin family protein: protein MTAPAPAVDIRRADDRFATRISWLDSKHSFSFSRHYDPANTHHGLLLVNNDDVVRPGAGFETHPHQDMEIVTWVLRGSLVHQDSTGHSGVIYPGLAQRMSAGTGILHSEKNDAWRLNNQEPHSDPVHFVQMWVLPDEQGVDPGYEQLEIEDELLRGGLVPIASGMDRYDGASAIRIRNRYATLHAARLAPGDEVTIPDAPYVHVYVPDGTVTLEGSGPLGSGDAARLTMTGGRRVTADEPAEILVWEMHATVG from the coding sequence GTGACCGCACCCGCGCCCGCTGTCGACATCCGTCGTGCCGACGATCGCTTCGCCACCCGGATCTCCTGGCTGGACTCCAAGCACTCCTTCTCGTTCTCCCGGCACTACGACCCGGCGAACACCCACCACGGCCTGCTGCTGGTCAACAACGACGACGTGGTCCGACCGGGGGCCGGCTTCGAGACCCACCCGCACCAGGACATGGAGATCGTGACCTGGGTGCTGCGCGGTTCCCTGGTGCACCAGGACTCCACCGGGCACTCCGGGGTGATCTACCCGGGTCTGGCCCAACGGATGAGCGCCGGCACCGGCATCCTGCACTCGGAGAAGAACGACGCCTGGCGGCTCAACAACCAGGAGCCGCACAGCGACCCGGTGCACTTCGTGCAGATGTGGGTGCTCCCCGACGAGCAGGGCGTCGACCCCGGTTACGAGCAGTTGGAGATCGAGGACGAGCTGCTCCGCGGGGGCCTGGTGCCGATCGCCTCCGGGATGGACCGCTACGACGGCGCGTCCGCGATCCGGATCCGCAACCGGTACGCGACCCTGCACGCCGCCCGTCTCGCCCCCGGCGACGAGGTCACCATCCCCGACGCGCCCTACGTGCACGTGTACGTGCCCGACGGCACGGTGACCCTGGAGGGCAGCGGCCCGCTCGGCAGTGGCGACGCCGCCCGGCTCACCATGACCGGTGGCCGGCGGGTCACCGCCGACGAACCGGCCGAGATCCTGGTCTGGGAAATGCACGCCACGGTCGGCTGA
- the gndA gene encoding NADP-dependent phosphogluconate dehydrogenase: MADQARAQIGVTGLAVMGRNVARNLARNGFTVAVHNRSPERTRSLVAEHGDEGTFVPGETMADFVASLERPRAVIVMVKAGAPTDAVIDELVPLLDEGDIIVDCGNAHFADTRRREEALRAQGLHFSGTGVSGGEEGALRGPSIMPGGSAESYAKLGPMFEKIAAQVDGVPCCMHVGPDGAGHFVKMVHNGIEYADMQLIAEAYDLLRAGLDATPAEIAEIFREWNNGELESFLIEITADVLAHTDAATGRSFVDIVQDRAEQKGTGRWTVQSALDLGIPITGIAEATFARSLSGHVDQREAARRAFPDAGEKWQVSDRDTFVEDVRRALLASKIVAYAQGFDHIRAGSQEYNWDIDLGGTATIWRGGCIIRARFLNRIREAYDEQPDLPTLLVAPYFAEAVSAGVPSWRRVVADATRAGVPTPAFSSSLAYFDALRAERLPAALIQGLRDNFGAHTYQRVDREGSFHTTWAADRTESPA, encoded by the coding sequence ATGGCTGATCAGGCGAGGGCACAAATCGGTGTGACCGGGCTGGCGGTGATGGGTCGCAACGTGGCCCGCAACCTGGCCCGCAACGGCTTCACGGTGGCAGTGCACAACCGCTCGCCGGAGCGCACCCGCAGCCTGGTCGCCGAGCACGGCGACGAGGGCACGTTCGTGCCGGGCGAGACGATGGCCGACTTCGTGGCGTCACTGGAACGCCCCCGCGCGGTCATCGTCATGGTCAAGGCCGGCGCGCCCACCGACGCGGTGATCGACGAGTTGGTGCCGCTGCTCGACGAGGGCGACATCATCGTCGACTGTGGCAACGCCCACTTCGCCGACACCCGCCGCCGCGAGGAGGCGCTGCGGGCGCAGGGGCTGCACTTCAGTGGCACCGGCGTCTCCGGTGGCGAGGAGGGCGCGCTGCGCGGGCCGAGCATCATGCCGGGCGGTTCCGCCGAGTCGTACGCGAAGCTCGGGCCGATGTTCGAGAAGATCGCCGCCCAGGTGGACGGCGTGCCGTGCTGCATGCACGTCGGGCCCGACGGCGCCGGGCACTTCGTCAAGATGGTGCACAACGGCATCGAGTACGCCGACATGCAGCTCATCGCCGAGGCGTACGACCTGCTCCGGGCGGGCCTGGACGCGACGCCGGCCGAGATCGCGGAGATCTTCCGGGAGTGGAACAACGGCGAGCTGGAGTCGTTCCTCATCGAGATCACCGCCGACGTGCTCGCGCACACCGACGCGGCGACGGGCCGGTCGTTCGTGGACATCGTGCAGGACCGGGCCGAGCAGAAGGGCACCGGTCGGTGGACAGTGCAGAGCGCCCTGGACCTGGGCATTCCGATCACCGGGATCGCCGAGGCGACCTTCGCCCGCTCGCTCTCGGGGCACGTCGACCAGCGTGAGGCGGCCCGCCGGGCGTTCCCCGACGCGGGTGAGAAGTGGCAGGTCAGCGACCGGGACACGTTCGTCGAGGACGTCCGCCGGGCGCTGCTCGCCTCCAAGATCGTCGCGTACGCGCAGGGCTTCGACCACATCCGTGCGGGCAGCCAGGAATACAACTGGGACATCGACCTGGGTGGCACCGCGACGATCTGGCGGGGTGGCTGCATCATCCGGGCCCGCTTCCTCAACCGGATCCGTGAGGCGTACGACGAGCAGCCGGACCTGCCGACGCTGCTGGTGGCCCCGTACTTCGCGGAGGCGGTCAGCGCTGGCGTGCCGAGCTGGCGGCGGGTGGTGGCCGACGCGACCCGGGCCGGTGTGCCGACGCCCGCGTTCTCGTCGTCGCTGGCGTACTTCGACGCGTTGCGCGCGGAGCGGCTGCCCGCCGCGCTGATCCAGGGTCTGCGGGACAACTTCGGCGCGCACACCTACCAGCGGGTGGACCGCGAAGGTTCGTTCCACACCACCTGGGCCGCCGACCGCACCGAGTCCCCGGCGTAG
- a CDS encoding isoprenyl transferase encodes MIRSKKAGRREPTPPVPHPSGARPPALPSEAVPKHVAVVMDGNGRWAKDRGLPRTKGHEAGEHSLFDTIEGAIEMGIPYLSAYAFSTENWRRSPDEVRFLMGFNRDVIRRRRDQLVDLGVRVVWSGRPGRLWKSVITELQTAEEMSRDNSTLTLQFCVNYGGQAEIGDAAAAIARDVAAGRLDPAKVTEKTVAKYLYHPEIPEVDLFLRPSGEERISNFLLWQTAYAELVFLDTLWPDFDRRHLWYACELYAQRDRRFGGALPNPVAPAI; translated from the coding sequence GTGATCCGATCGAAGAAGGCCGGCCGGCGCGAGCCGACCCCGCCGGTGCCACACCCGTCCGGGGCCCGACCCCCGGCGCTGCCCAGCGAGGCGGTGCCGAAGCACGTGGCGGTGGTGATGGACGGCAACGGCCGCTGGGCGAAGGACCGCGGGTTGCCGCGCACCAAGGGGCACGAGGCGGGGGAGCACAGCCTCTTCGACACCATCGAGGGCGCCATCGAGATGGGCATCCCGTACCTGTCGGCGTACGCGTTCTCCACCGAGAACTGGCGGCGTTCGCCCGACGAGGTCCGGTTCCTGATGGGGTTCAACCGGGACGTGATCCGTCGTCGCCGTGACCAGCTGGTCGACCTCGGCGTACGGGTGGTGTGGTCGGGCCGGCCCGGCCGGCTGTGGAAGAGCGTCATCACCGAGTTGCAGACCGCCGAGGAGATGTCCCGCGACAACTCGACGCTGACCCTGCAGTTCTGCGTCAACTACGGCGGGCAGGCCGAGATCGGTGACGCCGCCGCCGCGATCGCGCGGGACGTGGCGGCCGGCCGGCTGGATCCGGCGAAGGTCACCGAGAAGACCGTGGCGAAGTACCTCTACCACCCGGAGATCCCGGAGGTGGACCTGTTCCTGCGCCCCTCCGGTGAGGAACGGATCTCCAACTTCCTGCTCTGGCAGACCGCGTACGCCGAGCTGGTCTTCCTGGACACGCTCTGGCCCGACTTCGACCGCCGCCACCTCTGGTACGCGTGCGAGTTGTACGCCCAGCGGGACCGACGCTTCGGCGGCGCGCTGCCCAACCCGGTCGCCCCGGCTATCTGA
- a CDS encoding alpha/beta fold hydrolase — protein sequence MRVDARGFTFEVTVGGPTDGVPVLLLHGFPQHSGEWDDVVPALHAAGLRTYALDQRGYSPGARPTAVADYRIPELVTDVVAVLDALGLDAAHLVGHDWGAVVAWAVAARHPERVRTLTAVSVPHPAAMAHALSTDAQQKARSSYIALFRKPDKAEKVLLAWHATALRKLLGGVGDTSRVNRYADPMREPGALTAALNWYRAMSRADLAGVGPVAVPTTYVWSDSDVAIGRTAAEACAENVTGDYRFVQLPGVSHWIPDAAPAPLAEAILARAGGTA from the coding sequence ATGCGGGTTGACGCGCGAGGCTTCACGTTCGAGGTGACCGTCGGCGGTCCGACGGATGGCGTACCCGTCCTGCTGCTGCACGGCTTCCCGCAGCACAGCGGCGAGTGGGACGACGTGGTACCGGCGCTGCACGCCGCTGGGCTGCGCACGTACGCGCTGGACCAGCGCGGTTACTCACCCGGGGCGCGGCCCACGGCGGTGGCCGACTACCGGATCCCCGAGCTCGTCACCGACGTGGTGGCGGTGCTCGACGCGCTCGGGCTGGACGCCGCCCACCTGGTCGGCCACGACTGGGGCGCTGTCGTGGCCTGGGCGGTGGCCGCCCGGCACCCCGAGCGGGTGCGCACGCTGACCGCGGTGTCCGTACCGCATCCGGCGGCCATGGCGCACGCCCTGAGCACCGACGCCCAACAGAAGGCCCGCTCGTCGTACATCGCGCTGTTCCGCAAGCCGGACAAGGCGGAGAAGGTGCTGCTGGCGTGGCACGCCACCGCGCTGCGCAAGCTGCTCGGCGGGGTGGGCGACACCTCCCGGGTGAACCGGTACGCCGACCCGATGCGGGAGCCGGGGGCGCTCACGGCCGCGCTGAACTGGTATCGGGCGATGTCCCGCGCCGACCTGGCCGGCGTCGGCCCGGTCGCGGTGCCCACCACGTACGTCTGGAGTGACAGCGACGTCGCCATCGGCCGGACCGCCGCCGAGGCGTGCGCGGAGAACGTCACCGGCGACTACCGCTTCGTGCAGCTGCCCGGGGTGAGTCACTGGATCCCGGACGCCGCGCCGGCCCCGCTCGCCGAGGCGATCCTGGCCCGAGCCGGCGGAACGGCCTGA
- a CDS encoding DUF4097 family beta strand repeat-containing protein, with translation MALQLTTTPRRRRVAAPVALGLVTTLIVLSGCDNLSFRRLDYDNTEAVRITTVRLSGGSGDVVLRGTGPASEVRIKRVVRYQGGEPDNARYEIKGSELVLDTDCGSRCSISYEVTVPEGVAVQGETSSGNVELSRVGAVELQVSSGDVRISGASGAVGVEARSGNIEVSEAAAAVRLRASSGDITARRLGGTVDAEASSGNVNVELDKPASARVHASSGDVTLVVPAGAYRVRSNADSGDETITVADNPAASLVLDGSANSGNLTISER, from the coding sequence ATGGCACTGCAGCTGACCACCACCCCGCGCCGTCGTCGCGTCGCCGCTCCCGTCGCACTCGGGCTCGTCACCACCCTCATCGTGCTCTCCGGGTGCGACAACCTGTCGTTCCGCCGGCTCGACTACGACAACACCGAGGCGGTCCGGATCACCACGGTCCGGCTTTCCGGGGGCTCGGGCGACGTGGTGCTCCGCGGCACCGGCCCGGCATCCGAGGTACGGATCAAGCGGGTGGTGCGCTACCAGGGCGGCGAACCGGACAACGCCCGGTACGAGATCAAGGGCAGCGAGTTGGTGCTGGACACCGACTGCGGCTCGCGGTGCAGCATCTCCTACGAGGTGACGGTGCCGGAGGGTGTGGCGGTGCAGGGCGAGACCAGTTCCGGCAACGTCGAGCTGAGCCGGGTCGGCGCCGTCGAGCTACAGGTGAGCTCGGGCGACGTGCGGATCTCCGGTGCGTCGGGCGCGGTCGGGGTGGAGGCCCGTTCCGGCAACATCGAGGTGAGCGAGGCCGCCGCGGCGGTACGGCTGCGCGCCTCGTCCGGAGACATCACCGCACGCCGGCTGGGCGGCACTGTCGACGCCGAGGCCAGCTCGGGCAATGTCAACGTCGAGCTGGACAAGCCGGCCTCGGCCCGCGTCCACGCCTCCAGCGGTGACGTCACGCTCGTGGTGCCGGCGGGCGCCTACCGGGTCCGGTCCAACGCCGACTCCGGCGACGAGACCATCACCGTCGCCGACAACCCGGCGGCGTCCCTGGTGCTCGACGGTTCGGCCAACAGCGGCAACCTCACGATCAGCGAGCGTTGA
- the recO gene encoding DNA repair protein RecO, whose product MAGYRRQLYRDDAVVLRVQKLGESDRIITLLTRRHGRLRAVARGIRRTTSKFGARLEPFGHVDLQLAGDPKGNHGSSLHTVSQVEGIDLYGKRFLGDYPRYTAASAIAETAERLTPVEREPSLRLFQLTIGALKALSRGEHATTLVLDAYLLRGMSLAGWAPALVACAVCGTPGRHRAFSVPAGGAVCPDCRPPGAAHPAPATIDLMSALTTGDWVIADATDAAVRRECSGLVAAHLQWHLERALRSLPLVDRGSSAAGTAPPPEGTGAVVLRPRGDVEAGADGASRE is encoded by the coding sequence ATGGCCGGGTATCGCCGACAGCTCTACCGCGACGACGCGGTGGTCCTGCGTGTGCAGAAACTCGGCGAGTCCGACCGGATCATCACCCTGCTCACCCGCCGGCACGGCCGGCTGCGCGCGGTGGCTCGAGGGATCCGCCGCACCACCAGCAAGTTCGGCGCCCGGCTGGAGCCGTTCGGCCACGTCGACCTCCAACTCGCCGGTGACCCGAAGGGCAACCACGGCAGCTCACTGCACACCGTCAGCCAGGTCGAGGGCATCGACCTGTACGGCAAACGGTTCCTGGGCGACTACCCGCGCTACACGGCGGCCAGCGCGATCGCCGAGACCGCCGAGCGGCTGACCCCGGTGGAGCGGGAGCCGTCGCTGCGGCTGTTCCAGCTCACCATCGGCGCGCTGAAGGCGCTGTCCCGGGGCGAGCACGCCACCACCCTGGTGCTCGACGCGTACCTGCTGCGCGGGATGTCCCTGGCCGGTTGGGCGCCGGCGCTGGTCGCCTGCGCGGTCTGTGGCACGCCCGGGCGGCACCGGGCGTTCTCCGTGCCGGCCGGTGGCGCGGTCTGCCCGGATTGTCGGCCACCCGGGGCGGCCCATCCCGCGCCGGCCACCATCGATCTGATGTCCGCGCTGACCACCGGCGACTGGGTGATCGCCGACGCCACCGACGCCGCCGTACGTCGGGAGTGCAGTGGGCTGGTCGCAGCTCACCTGCAGTGGCACCTGGAGCGCGCGCTACGCTCGCTGCCGCTGGTCGACCGGGGTTCCTCGGCGGCCGGCACGGCCCCTCCGCCGGAAGGCACCGGGGCCGTGGTGCTCCGGCCACGTGGCGACGTCGAGGCCGGGGCGGACGGCGCGAGCAGGGAGTGA
- a CDS encoding acyltransferase family protein, which yields MRNRYLDLLRSLAIVRVVVYHVTGWATLTLVFPAMSVMFALAGSLMAASLTRSGPAAVGRRLRRLLPSLWVLAVVFVPAMLFTGLTVSPRVLLWLFPVADPPANHWGALALSVIWYLRDYLWFVFASPVAFWLFRRAPLPTLLAPYLLLVAIEVGIYPAPPVLREFGLYFGAWMLGFAHHAGMLRRLPGRLLYPVALVLAIGGGAWIAGHPGPRGYDLNDNPLGDALWSAAFILIVLGRAPAGVAWLSRSRLAERAVTVLNRRALTVYLWHMPFVVALTPLVDVVGWSHQDPMGLAIRVLLVFALVGLVTLAVGWVEDVAARRRPELIPGGPAQSADAAVRPCADAAVRPCADAADGAGPTVGRAVVPAPRTAGASVEINAR from the coding sequence ATGCGCAACAGGTACCTCGACCTCCTCCGTTCCCTGGCCATCGTTCGAGTAGTGGTCTACCACGTCACCGGATGGGCGACCCTCACCCTCGTCTTCCCTGCGATGTCGGTGATGTTCGCGCTGGCGGGTTCGCTGATGGCCGCGTCGCTGACCCGCTCCGGGCCGGCGGCGGTCGGGCGTCGGCTGCGCCGGCTGCTGCCGTCGCTGTGGGTGCTGGCGGTGGTCTTCGTGCCGGCCATGCTGTTCACCGGGCTGACGGTGAGTCCTCGGGTGCTGCTGTGGCTGTTCCCGGTCGCCGACCCGCCGGCCAACCACTGGGGTGCGCTGGCGCTGAGCGTCATCTGGTACCTGCGCGACTACCTGTGGTTCGTGTTCGCCTCGCCGGTCGCGTTCTGGCTGTTCCGGCGGGCTCCGCTGCCGACCCTGCTCGCCCCGTACCTCCTGCTGGTGGCGATCGAGGTGGGGATCTACCCGGCGCCGCCGGTGTTGCGCGAGTTCGGGCTCTACTTCGGCGCCTGGATGCTCGGCTTCGCCCACCACGCCGGGATGCTGCGCCGACTTCCCGGCCGGCTGCTGTACCCGGTGGCGCTCGTTCTCGCCATCGGCGGCGGCGCCTGGATCGCCGGACATCCCGGCCCGCGCGGGTACGACCTGAACGACAACCCGCTGGGCGACGCCCTCTGGTCGGCCGCGTTCATCCTGATCGTGCTGGGCCGGGCGCCGGCCGGGGTGGCCTGGCTGAGCCGGAGCCGACTGGCCGAACGGGCGGTGACGGTGCTCAACCGGCGGGCGCTCACCGTCTACCTCTGGCACATGCCGTTCGTGGTGGCGCTCACTCCGCTTGTCGACGTGGTGGGCTGGTCCCACCAGGACCCGATGGGCCTGGCCATCCGGGTGCTGCTGGTCTTCGCCCTGGTCGGGCTGGTCACCCTGGCCGTCGGCTGGGTCGAGGACGTCGCCGCCCGTCGCCGCCCGGAGCTGATCCCCGGTGGCCCGGCGCAGTCCGCCGACGCGGCCGTTCGGCCGTGTGCCGACGCTGCGGTCCGGCCGTGTGCCGACGCGGCGGACGGTGCCGGACCGACCGTCGGACGAGCGGTGGTGCCGGCGCCGCGGACGGCCGGGGCCAGCGTCGAGATCAACGCTCGCTGA